CGGACTACGGGCGCGCGGACCGTCTGCTGCGGCGCGTGGGTGAGGAACTGGCGCGGCGCTGGGTGCAGCAGGTGCCCGGGCCGCTCGGCCGTGATGCCCCCGCGCCTCCGGCCGTCGAATGGAAGGAGGAGGAGTCATGACCCACTCGCTGATGACGGAGCACCAGACCCGGGTGGCCAACGCCGTGCTCGACGAGGAGTCCACCCGGCGGTGGCACCTCGTCGTGTCCCTCTCGGGCGCGCACGCGTATGGCTTCCCCTCGCCCGACAGTGACCTGGACCTCAAGTGCATCCACGTCACCCCCACCGCCCACCTGCTCCGCCTGGAGCAGCGCGGCCCCGGGGCGTCCGCCGAGCGCCTGGAGGTCGTGGAGGGCGTCGAGGTGGACTACTCGTCCAACGAGCTCGGCCCCGTGCTGTTCGGCGTCCTCCAGGGCAATGGCAACTACCTGGAGCGGCTGCTCGGGGCGCACACGCTGCGCGGCTCGCCCGAGCTGGAGGCCGTGCGTCCGCTGGTGCGGGGCGTGTTGTCCCGGCGGCTGCACCGGCACTACCGTGGCTTCGCGCACGGCCAGCTGCGTGAGTGGGAGAAGACGGGCTTCCGCTCCACGAAGAAGCTCCTCTATGTGCTGCGCACCACGCTCACCGGCACCCATGCGCTGCTCACGGGCGAGGTGGAGACGGACCTCACCGCGCTGATGGACCGCTATGGTTTCAGCGAGGCGGGTGAGCTCGTCGCCTGGAAGCGGCGGGGTGAGCGCAGCGAGTTGCCCGAGGCCCTCTCCGAGCACTGGCGTGGCCAGGTGGAGCGCGCCTTCGAGCGGCTCGACTCCGCCCTCGAGCACTCCGTGCTACCGGAGGAGCCGCAGGGCACCGAGGCGCTGGAAGCGTGGTTGCTCGAGCTCCGGCGCTCACGGTTTTGAGGCACGGCGGGGAGAACGGGGACGGGCACCCTCACCCCGTCCCTCTCCCGGAGGGCGAGGGGATATTGAGGGAGAGGGTTTCAGTTTGAGGTAATGCTCGCGCTTCGCCTTGGGGAACTTCTCGATGGCGTAGCGCAGCATGGTCCTCGGCATCTCCCGCGCGTGGCGGTCGAGGAAGGGTTCCTCGCTCGCCAGCTCCCTGTTGCCGACCTCGCGCAGCATCCAGCCCACCGCCT
The sequence above is drawn from the Archangium gephyra genome and encodes:
- a CDS encoding nucleotidyltransferase domain-containing protein; this encodes MTHSLMTEHQTRVANAVLDEESTRRWHLVVSLSGAHAYGFPSPDSDLDLKCIHVTPTAHLLRLEQRGPGASAERLEVVEGVEVDYSSNELGPVLFGVLQGNGNYLERLLGAHTLRGSPELEAVRPLVRGVLSRRLHRHYRGFAHGQLREWEKTGFRSTKKLLYVLRTTLTGTHALLTGEVETDLTALMDRYGFSEAGELVAWKRRGERSELPEALSEHWRGQVERAFERLDSALEHSVLPEEPQGTEALEAWLLELRRSRF